From the Limosilactobacillus panis genome, one window contains:
- a CDS encoding riboflavin synthase, translating into MFSGLVQGTGKVQKLEKKGETIELTIAPTSPVLLEELVIGDSVAINGTCLTVVGQTGTGFHVTLMPQTFEKTTFKDLQPGDLVNLERSLQVGDRLEGHIVTGHVDEVTVVQAMAPNENAIEVRFALPVRLANQVVPQGSVAINGVSLTVMNTGADWFSVGLIPHTQTVTNLDDLQVGSRVNLETDILGKYVAANLQKGAQ; encoded by the coding sequence ATGTTTAGTGGCTTAGTTCAGGGAACCGGGAAGGTCCAAAAACTGGAAAAGAAGGGTGAAACGATTGAACTGACAATCGCCCCGACCAGCCCGGTACTATTAGAAGAGTTGGTAATTGGGGATTCGGTCGCCATTAACGGGACCTGCCTAACCGTGGTCGGACAAACGGGAACAGGTTTTCACGTCACCCTCATGCCCCAGACCTTTGAGAAGACAACGTTTAAGGACCTCCAGCCCGGCGACCTGGTCAACCTCGAACGGTCTCTGCAGGTCGGTGACCGTCTGGAAGGGCACATTGTGACGGGCCACGTCGATGAGGTGACGGTGGTCCAAGCAATGGCGCCCAACGAGAACGCCATTGAGGTCCGCTTTGCCCTGCCGGTCCGCCTGGCTAACCAGGTGGTTCCCCAGGGAAGTGTTGCCATCAACGGGGTGAGCCTGACTGTCATGAACACTGGTGCGGACTGGTTCTCCGTCGGCCTGATTCCCCACACCCAAACGGTGACCAACCTGGATGACCTCCAGGTGGGCAGCCGAGTCAATTTAGAAACCGATATTTTAGGAAAGTACGTTGCCGCAAATTTGCAGAAAGGGGCACAATGA
- the ribD gene encoding bifunctional diaminohydroxyphosphoribosylaminopyrimidine deaminase/5-amino-6-(5-phosphoribosylamino)uracil reductase RibD has product MNDQYFMKIAIDQARQATGTWQNPQVGAVVVKDGEILATGHTQRFGGPHAERDALTKLTPAQTLGATLYVTLEPCNHYGKQPPCTQLISDRGIKRVVIAETDPHSLVTEKGIARLRQHGITVVTGVSDQAAARVNPHYNFFFRHGRPWITLKQAISLDHRVSAGPGQRTVITNRAVYDRVHRERANFQGIVIGSTTAIVDDPTLVPQPQPAFMPVRIVLDRRGRLADHPQLRLLHDGLAPTWVFTASPTLADQLGETTARVFCLPTGGVKEVVATVAKEGLQSLYVEGGPTIHRAFAVANLVEEVVTYIDPQMLGQNGVAAFTPPVPWRFADRQVELLGDNVRVTERKQNNV; this is encoded by the coding sequence ATCAACGATCAATACTTTATGAAAATTGCCATTGACCAGGCTAGGCAGGCGACGGGGACCTGGCAGAACCCCCAGGTGGGTGCTGTGGTGGTCAAAGATGGTGAAATTCTCGCGACCGGGCATACCCAGCGCTTTGGTGGGCCCCATGCGGAACGGGACGCCTTAACCAAACTCACGCCGGCACAGACGCTGGGGGCCACCCTTTACGTAACTCTGGAGCCCTGTAACCACTACGGCAAACAGCCCCCCTGCACCCAGTTGATCAGCGACCGGGGGATCAAGCGGGTGGTAATTGCCGAGACCGACCCCCACTCCCTAGTGACGGAAAAGGGGATCGCCCGCTTACGTCAACACGGTATTACGGTCGTGACCGGCGTCAGTGATCAGGCCGCCGCCCGGGTGAACCCCCACTACAATTTCTTTTTCCGCCACGGCCGTCCCTGGATCACACTTAAACAGGCTATCAGCCTCGACCACCGCGTCAGTGCGGGCCCAGGTCAGCGGACGGTGATCACTAACCGGGCGGTCTATGATCGGGTCCACCGGGAACGGGCCAACTTTCAGGGAATTGTTATTGGCAGTACCACGGCGATTGTTGATGATCCGACATTGGTTCCCCAACCACAGCCGGCCTTCATGCCCGTACGGATTGTCCTCGACCGGCGGGGGCGGTTAGCCGACCATCCCCAGTTGAGGCTCCTCCATGATGGCCTGGCACCGACCTGGGTATTTACGGCCAGCCCGACCCTCGCTGACCAGCTCGGCGAGACCACCGCCCGAGTATTCTGCCTGCCGACTGGTGGAGTAAAAGAGGTCGTTGCGACAGTTGCCAAGGAAGGTCTCCAATCGTTGTACGTCGAAGGGGGCCCGACCATTCACCGGGCGTTTGCCGTGGCTAATTTGGTTGAAGAGGTGGTTACCTACATTGACCCCCAAATGTTGGGACAAAACGGGGTCGCTGCCTTTACTCCGCCGGTCCCGTGGCGGTTTGCAGACCGGCAAGTAGAGCTGTTAGGGGATAACGTTAGGGTTACAGAAAGGAAGCAAAACAATGTTTAG
- a CDS encoding IS982 family transposase, translating into MNLLKSNHYCHHLQVNFAQLNRTCHRWYKLYAPKKLVQRPNINQVKVDDSTLIALLICQTQLGIESQRRFCMILVSSISRSRFNRRTRQLLPLLSLIRRKLNQDVDLHGQFLIIDSFPVPVCHPVRNYRAKIFRGSTDIGYNATKKQYYYGFKVHMIVSSDGYLLNYIVTKASVHDSKVAEELILNTMPLEHFLLADVGYVSRQLHTDLVSDGYELWTPFRQNMAGAKKHNSRILKAIRRTIETDFSLLKYYNAENNRARSLAGFQERLEVAILASNMEYCLEKFH; encoded by the coding sequence TTGAACCTTCTTAAGTCTAACCACTATTGCCATCATTTACAAGTTAATTTTGCTCAATTAAACCGTACCTGCCATCGCTGGTATAAGCTTTATGCACCTAAAAAGCTCGTTCAACGACCGAACATCAACCAAGTTAAAGTTGATGATAGTACCCTAATAGCCCTTCTGATTTGCCAAACTCAGTTAGGAATCGAATCGCAACGACGCTTTTGTATGATCTTGGTGAGCTCCATTTCTCGGTCACGTTTCAACCGTCGCACTCGCCAATTACTACCGTTACTCAGTTTAATTAGGCGAAAGCTAAACCAAGATGTTGATTTACATGGACAATTCCTAATTATTGATAGCTTTCCAGTACCAGTTTGTCATCCAGTTCGCAATTATCGAGCCAAGATTTTTCGGGGAAGTACTGATATTGGCTATAACGCTACGAAAAAACAGTATTACTATGGGTTTAAAGTCCACATGATTGTTAGTAGTGATGGTTACTTGCTCAACTACATCGTTACTAAAGCTTCTGTCCATGATAGTAAGGTCGCCGAAGAATTAATCTTAAACACTATGCCACTTGAGCACTTTTTATTAGCAGATGTTGGCTATGTTAGCCGTCAGCTTCATACCGACCTAGTTAGTGATGGCTATGAGCTTTGGACTCCATTTCGTCAAAACATGGCTGGCGCTAAGAAGCATAATTCACGAATCCTAAAAGCAATTCGCCGAACGATTGAGACCGACTTTTCGTTATTAAAATACTATAATGCCGAAAATAATCGTGCGCGAAGTTTAGCAGGCTTTCAAGAACGGTTAGAAGTGGCAATTTTAGCATCTAATATGGAGTATTGTCTAGAAAAGTTTCACTAG
- a CDS encoding L,D-transpeptidase, with the protein MQKLSLKKVITGILVVLLVLLLGVHLHQRNHFNRNVTVNHVAVGGLTAQQAYDKVKKAKQTSKIYVKNQLVYVGKPTRSGFTASDKGRIIKALHEQYTFFPSRRRVNLLVEPANLDKSALGDIDAAVNNQIQQLNRGRRAPHDAYAVYQDGKVKVIPAVKGTQYSSKGLTKTVSREFVNGTVHLQPKFITPLSANSATVQNEKKQLTKLEGRSVTYRVQNKDYRFTTAGVIARATYQNGHYSFKTRPVKAKINQINRKQATLGKSFRFKTTSGKAITTTNTGTYGWKISSKQAGQSLASALVANKKQVNAANDIYGKGYSHLGTGYNNTSNDGIGKTYVAVSLAKQHAWFYKNGKCVLSTDIVSGTNNAGNRTPKGVWYIMYQQSPSVLRGTNDNGSKYSSPVQYWSPFTLSGCGFHDASWRHDWSKTAYKETGGGSHGCINMHPENAGIGSHALSKGEPVIIY; encoded by the coding sequence ATGCAAAAACTAAGTTTAAAAAAGGTCATTACTGGAATACTGGTCGTTTTGCTGGTGCTGCTCTTGGGCGTTCACTTACACCAGCGAAACCACTTCAACCGCAACGTCACCGTTAACCACGTTGCGGTCGGCGGCTTAACCGCCCAGCAAGCCTATGACAAAGTTAAAAAGGCGAAGCAAACGTCGAAGATTTACGTTAAAAACCAGCTTGTTTACGTTGGGAAGCCAACCCGGTCAGGCTTTACTGCCAGTGACAAGGGGCGAATCATTAAGGCACTTCATGAGCAGTACACTTTCTTTCCGTCCAGGCGGCGAGTCAACCTGCTTGTTGAGCCGGCAAATCTTGATAAGTCGGCACTTGGTGACATTGACGCGGCCGTCAATAACCAAATTCAACAGCTCAATCGCGGTCGACGGGCACCCCACGATGCCTACGCCGTTTACCAGGATGGCAAGGTGAAAGTCATCCCCGCCGTCAAGGGTACCCAGTACAGTAGCAAGGGGTTAACCAAAACCGTCAGTCGGGAATTCGTCAACGGGACCGTCCACTTACAGCCAAAGTTCATCACACCCCTCAGCGCAAACAGTGCAACTGTGCAAAACGAGAAGAAGCAGCTTACCAAGCTAGAGGGCCGGAGCGTGACTTACCGGGTCCAAAATAAGGACTACCGGTTCACCACGGCTGGTGTTATTGCCCGGGCTACCTACCAAAATGGCCACTACAGTTTTAAGACGAGACCGGTCAAAGCCAAGATCAACCAGATTAACCGGAAGCAGGCTACTCTGGGTAAGTCCTTCAGGTTCAAGACGACTTCCGGAAAGGCAATCACCACAACGAATACCGGGACTTACGGCTGGAAGATCAGCAGCAAGCAGGCCGGCCAGTCATTGGCAAGTGCCCTGGTTGCCAATAAGAAGCAGGTCAACGCCGCAAACGACATTTACGGCAAGGGCTACAGCCATCTCGGGACGGGGTACAATAACACCAGCAACGACGGCATTGGAAAAACCTACGTGGCGGTTTCCCTCGCCAAACAGCACGCCTGGTTCTATAAGAATGGCAAGTGTGTGTTGAGTACCGATATCGTCAGTGGAACTAATAACGCCGGTAACCGGACCCCCAAGGGCGTTTGGTATATCATGTACCAACAAAGCCCATCCGTTTTACGGGGTACCAACGACAATGGTTCCAAGTACAGTAGCCCAGTACAGTACTGGTCACCATTTACCCTCTCCGGTTGTGGTTTCCACGATGCCAGTTGGCGTCATGACTGGTCAAAGACGGCCTACAAGGAAACTGGTGGTGGTTCACACGGCTGTATTAACATGCACCCGGAAAATGCCGGAATAGGTTCCCACGCCCTCTCCAAGGGTGAACCAGTAATTATTTACTAA
- a CDS encoding sugar O-acetyltransferase, whose protein sequence is MALHDQQIYNPDDPEILEKQTQAQLPMYEYNRTLPTERAKRQGLLKKMLGKVGKGCYLEPPFHANFGGKHVMLGDHIYANFNLTVVDDTYIYIGSHTMIGPNVTLASANHPIMPELRKKGYQYNLPIHIGKNCWLGAGVIVVPGVTIGDNTVVGAGAVVTKGLPANVVAVGVPAKVVRPIGDHDRQYYHGKMKIDPQLL, encoded by the coding sequence ATGGCACTTCATGACCAGCAAATTTATAATCCAGACGACCCGGAAATTTTGGAAAAACAAACCCAGGCTCAGCTCCCCATGTACGAATACAACCGCACCCTCCCCACTGAGAGGGCCAAACGTCAAGGCCTGTTGAAAAAGATGCTCGGTAAAGTGGGTAAAGGCTGTTATCTCGAGCCACCCTTTCACGCTAACTTTGGCGGTAAGCACGTCATGCTTGGCGACCACATTTACGCTAACTTTAACCTAACCGTGGTCGATGATACCTACATTTATATCGGCAGCCATACTATGATTGGTCCCAATGTTACCCTGGCATCAGCCAACCACCCCATCATGCCAGAATTACGGAAAAAGGGCTACCAGTACAACTTACCAATCCATATTGGCAAAAACTGCTGGCTCGGGGCCGGCGTTATCGTTGTTCCCGGTGTAACCATTGGTGATAATACCGTGGTCGGGGCCGGCGCCGTCGTCACCAAGGGCCTGCCAGCTAACGTGGTCGCTGTCGGGGTTCCCGCTAAAGTTGTCCGCCCAATCGGCGACCATGATCGACAGTATTACCACGGCAAAATGAAAATCGATCCGCAGCTTCTTTAA
- a CDS encoding YitT family protein, whose translation MSTRILALITGLVINALGNGLTVATSVGTSPWTASEVNIANLIGTSVGIPIFCVGSFVAIVNQLLIRQWDKLRFFGELGFIACFSYFVDIFVALFTWLGVPHFPFLIRTILCFIGVATFCCAISIYQRANLIMHPNDDTTNILRFLYCHNRVIVAQLVNFIPPIIIMVITFLISGRLYAINIGTLFALLANGPLIGFFDRHIWHGLTHNFRVKNTDK comes from the coding sequence ATGTCAACCCGTATTCTCGCCTTAATTACTGGCCTAGTCATTAACGCGCTCGGTAACGGGCTAACGGTTGCGACTAGTGTCGGGACGAGCCCTTGGACCGCCTCAGAAGTTAACATTGCTAACCTCATTGGCACCTCAGTTGGGATACCGATATTTTGCGTTGGCTCTTTTGTCGCAATCGTCAACCAGCTCCTCATCCGTCAATGGGACAAACTACGCTTCTTTGGCGAACTCGGCTTTATCGCCTGCTTCAGTTACTTTGTCGATATTTTCGTGGCCCTTTTCACCTGGCTTGGCGTGCCCCACTTTCCGTTCCTAATCCGGACCATTCTTTGCTTCATCGGGGTCGCCACCTTCTGCTGTGCCATCTCGATTTACCAGCGGGCCAACCTGATTATGCACCCAAATGACGACACGACTAACATCCTTCGCTTCCTCTATTGCCACAACCGGGTGATTGTCGCTCAGTTGGTCAACTTTATTCCGCCCATTATTATCATGGTAATAACCTTCTTAATCAGCGGACGCTTGTACGCGATCAATATTGGGACGCTATTTGCCCTGCTCGCTAACGGTCCACTGATTGGCTTCTTTGACCGGCACATCTGGCATGGCCTCACGCACAATTTTCGGGTCAAAAATACCGATAAATAA
- a CDS encoding M1 family metallopeptidase, with protein MTDKKRLLSMFQPDHYDLYLNINREKKLITGTTTIAGHANQPVIKINQKFLHINDVTVDRKPVPFTVKDDEEAVEITLPAAGDVKLSIDYTAPLTDTMMGIYPSYYKVNGEQKQIIGTQFETTAARQAFPCVDEPAAKATFSLAIKFDEHPGETIIANMPENHVKDDVHYFDQTVKMSTYLVAFAFGELQSKMTETKSGVKVGVFATKAHQAKELDFALGIAKKAIEFYEDFYHTPYPLPHSWQLALPDFSAGAMENWGLVTYREAYLLLNPDNTALDMKQLVATVITHELAHQWFGDLVTMKWWDDLWLNESFANMMEYVSVDAIHPEWKIWELFQTSEAPMALQRDATDGVQPVHVEVNNPAEIDSIFDPAIVYAKGSRMLVMVRSLLGDDALRAGLKNYFAAHKYNNAAGNDLWQALGDASGLNIGEIMKSWLDQPGYPVVSATVNDQGQLVLSQKQFFIGDGKDKGRTWQIPLNSNYDVAPQIMADKTVVLGDYATLRKQAGQPFRLNVGNNSHFIVKYDDQLLKNILDHATDLDSISQRQLLQDLRLLAEGQQISYASLIPLLTRFAGSHSAIVNAELYHIANSLKMFVKPGSAEEAHLKKFFNQLSKDQVARLGWLPKAGESNDDQLVRPYVLNAALYAHNEDAIKAAHQIFLDNQDKLGALSADIRGLVLKSEVQNYGSRDLFDKLLAAYQQTADPSYKADLRMAIPTTTDPELIKLIIGHYEDAQVIKPQDLRAWYRGVLANNAGQKAAWDWLRNEWQWLNDTVGGDMEFASYITVSASIFHTPQRLAEFKEFFEPKINTPGLTREITMDIRIIESKVALVEKEAAAVNAAIAD; from the coding sequence ATGACAGATAAGAAACGATTATTAAGTATGTTCCAACCTGACCACTACGACCTCTACCTCAACATTAACCGAGAAAAGAAACTGATCACGGGGACGACGACCATCGCTGGGCACGCTAACCAACCCGTAATTAAAATTAACCAAAAATTCCTACACATCAATGACGTCACCGTGGACCGCAAACCGGTGCCGTTTACCGTCAAGGACGATGAGGAAGCGGTTGAAATCACCCTCCCCGCTGCTGGCGACGTTAAGCTGAGCATCGACTACACAGCACCGCTGACCGACACGATGATGGGAATTTACCCGTCTTATTACAAGGTTAACGGCGAACAAAAGCAAATCATCGGGACCCAGTTTGAAACGACCGCGGCCCGGCAAGCCTTCCCGTGTGTCGACGAGCCTGCCGCTAAGGCCACCTTCTCCCTCGCCATCAAGTTTGATGAACATCCTGGGGAGACAATCATCGCCAACATGCCGGAAAACCATGTTAAAGATGATGTCCACTACTTTGACCAGACCGTCAAGATGTCAACCTACCTGGTTGCCTTCGCCTTTGGTGAGTTGCAAAGCAAGATGACAGAAACCAAGTCTGGCGTTAAGGTCGGGGTCTTTGCAACTAAGGCCCACCAAGCAAAGGAACTCGACTTCGCCCTTGGGATTGCGAAGAAGGCCATCGAATTTTACGAAGATTTCTACCACACTCCGTACCCGCTGCCGCACTCCTGGCAGTTGGCCCTGCCAGACTTCTCAGCCGGGGCCATGGAAAACTGGGGGTTGGTAACCTACCGTGAAGCCTACCTCCTCTTGAACCCTGATAACACCGCCCTCGACATGAAGCAACTGGTTGCCACCGTCATCACCCACGAGCTAGCCCACCAGTGGTTTGGTGACCTGGTAACGATGAAGTGGTGGGATGACCTGTGGCTCAACGAAAGTTTTGCCAACATGATGGAATACGTCTCCGTTGACGCCATCCACCCTGAATGGAAGATTTGGGAACTGTTCCAAACCTCCGAAGCACCAATGGCTTTGCAACGGGATGCTACTGATGGCGTTCAGCCCGTCCACGTTGAGGTTAACAATCCGGCCGAAATTGACTCAATCTTCGACCCGGCGATCGTTTACGCCAAGGGTTCCCGGATGCTGGTCATGGTCCGGTCCCTGCTCGGTGACGATGCCCTGCGTGCCGGCCTAAAGAATTACTTTGCCGCCCACAAGTACAACAACGCGGCTGGTAATGACCTCTGGCAGGCCCTCGGCGACGCATCTGGCCTGAACATCGGTGAAATCATGAAGTCTTGGTTGGATCAACCGGGTTACCCCGTAGTTTCCGCCACGGTCAACGACCAGGGACAACTGGTTCTTAGCCAGAAGCAGTTCTTTATCGGTGACGGTAAGGACAAGGGCCGGACCTGGCAAATCCCGTTGAACAGCAACTACGACGTGGCCCCACAAATTATGGCGGATAAGACAGTTGTCCTCGGTGACTATGCGACCCTGCGGAAGCAAGCGGGCCAGCCGTTCCGTCTCAATGTCGGCAACAACTCCCACTTCATCGTTAAGTATGACGACCAGCTGTTGAAAAATATCCTTGACCACGCCACTGACCTGGACAGCATCAGTCAACGCCAGCTCCTTCAAGACCTGCGCCTGCTTGCGGAAGGGCAACAGATTTCCTACGCTAGCCTGATTCCACTGCTGACCCGGTTTGCTGGCAGTCATTCAGCAATCGTGAACGCTGAGCTCTACCACATCGCCAACAGCCTCAAGATGTTTGTTAAGCCTGGTTCGGCTGAAGAAGCCCACCTGAAGAAGTTCTTCAACCAATTGAGTAAGGACCAGGTTGCCCGGCTCGGTTGGCTACCTAAGGCGGGTGAAAGCAACGACGACCAGCTGGTACGGCCATACGTGCTCAACGCGGCCCTTTATGCCCACAACGAAGATGCAATCAAGGCGGCCCACCAGATTTTCCTTGATAACCAGGATAAACTTGGTGCCCTGTCCGCCGATATCCGGGGACTGGTCTTAAAGAGTGAAGTTCAAAACTACGGTAGCCGGGACCTCTTCGATAAGCTACTTGCCGCCTATCAGCAAACGGCGGACCCGAGTTACAAGGCCGACTTGCGGATGGCAATTCCAACCACGACTGATCCTGAACTGATCAAGTTGATCATTGGTCATTACGAGGACGCCCAAGTGATCAAGCCCCAAGACCTTCGCGCATGGTACCGCGGTGTTCTGGCTAACAACGCTGGACAAAAGGCAGCCTGGGATTGGTTGCGCAACGAATGGCAGTGGCTTAACGACACGGTTGGTGGCGACATGGAATTTGCCTCTTACATCACCGTTTCCGCAAGCATCTTCCACACGCCGCAACGGTTAGCTGAATTCAAGGAATTCTTTGAACCAAAGATCAATACACCAGGCCTGACCCGGGAGATCACGATGGACATCCGCATCATTGAGAGCAAGGTTGCCCTGGTGGAAAAGGAAGCTGCCGCCGTAAACGCGGCAATTGCGGACTAA
- a CDS encoding folate family ECF transporter S component — translation MSVLSFAGPRFTTRHMTLAALLVALQIILSKLSVGDPAVLKFSFGFIATALIGYYLGPWIGGAAMVVNDLVSNTILNTGSMFFPGFTFSAFVSGVIAGMFLYNQRITWQRIFIYEFFQILVTNVFFTTLWVYLMSMTSSSTGRAFTALLAIRLPKEIVSWPLEAILVLIILRQLSRINLRLDR, via the coding sequence ATGTCAGTACTATCTTTTGCCGGGCCCCGTTTTACGACCCGCCACATGACCTTAGCAGCCCTGTTAGTCGCCCTTCAGATTATCCTGAGCAAGCTCTCGGTAGGTGACCCGGCCGTTCTTAAATTTAGCTTCGGCTTTATCGCAACGGCCTTGATCGGTTACTACTTAGGACCCTGGATTGGGGGCGCCGCAATGGTTGTTAACGACCTCGTTAGCAACACTATTTTGAATACGGGAAGCATGTTCTTCCCCGGTTTTACCTTCTCCGCCTTTGTTTCCGGAGTGATTGCCGGGATGTTCTTGTACAACCAGAGAATCACCTGGCAGCGGATCTTCATCTACGAATTTTTCCAGATTCTAGTGACCAACGTCTTCTTCACGACGCTGTGGGTCTACTTGATGAGCATGACCTCGTCCAGTACCGGCCGGGCCTTTACCGCCCTGCTAGCGATTCGCTTGCCAAAGGAGATTGTCTCCTGGCCGCTCGAAGCTATCTTAGTCCTGATTATCCTGCGGCAATTGTCACGAATTAACTTACGTTTGGACCGGTAA
- the asnA gene encoding aspartate--ammonia ligase, which produces MSLIIPQDYDPKLSIRDTEAAIRFIRENFQDEFGHELHLQRMSAPMFVEKGTGLNDNLNGVEKPVSFSMKGLPSETIEVVHSLAKWKRMALKKYGFGMHEGLYTNMNAIRKDEDLDNFHSIYVDQWDWEKIIAKEERTETTLKATVRQIFKVIKKIERELWELYPDAVYQLPDEIHFVTTQELEDRWPDLTPMEREDKIAKELGAVFVMKIGDKLKRSGKPHDGRAPDYDDWQLNGDIIFWYKPLQKKLEISSMGIRVSPESMKEQLQKAGAEDREKLPFHQMLLKGELPYTIGGGIGQSRLCMLLLGKAHVGEVQASVWPQEMLDKCAAAHIQIL; this is translated from the coding sequence ATGAGTTTGATTATTCCACAAGACTACGACCCAAAGTTATCTATCCGTGACACCGAAGCAGCTATCCGGTTCATCCGGGAGAACTTCCAGGATGAATTCGGCCACGAACTACACCTGCAACGGATGTCCGCCCCAATGTTCGTTGAAAAGGGCACCGGGCTCAACGATAACCTGAACGGGGTTGAAAAGCCAGTCTCCTTCTCCATGAAGGGTCTGCCAAGCGAAACCATTGAAGTGGTCCACTCCCTGGCTAAGTGGAAACGGATGGCTTTGAAGAAGTACGGTTTCGGAATGCACGAAGGCTTGTACACCAACATGAACGCCATCCGGAAGGACGAGGATCTCGATAACTTCCACTCCATCTACGTTGACCAGTGGGACTGGGAAAAGATCATTGCCAAAGAAGAACGGACAGAAACGACTTTGAAGGCCACCGTTCGGCAAATTTTCAAGGTCATCAAGAAAATTGAACGTGAACTCTGGGAACTTTACCCGGACGCTGTTTACCAACTGCCAGACGAAATTCACTTCGTTACAACTCAGGAATTAGAAGACCGCTGGCCAGACTTGACCCCAATGGAGCGGGAAGATAAAATTGCTAAGGAACTTGGTGCCGTTTTCGTAATGAAGATTGGTGATAAGCTGAAGCGCAGCGGCAAGCCACACGATGGCCGGGCACCCGACTACGATGATTGGCAACTCAACGGTGATATTATTTTCTGGTACAAGCCCCTTCAAAAGAAGCTGGAAATCTCCAGCATGGGGATTCGGGTTAGCCCTGAATCAATGAAGGAACAGCTGCAAAAGGCCGGTGCTGAAGATCGGGAAAAGCTACCGTTCCACCAAATGTTGCTGAAGGGTGAACTACCATACACCATTGGTGGTGGGATTGGTCAATCGCGGCTCTGCATGCTGCTCCTTGGCAAAGCCCACGTTGGTGAAGTTCAAGCCAGTGTTTGGCCACAAGAAATGTTAGACAAGTGCGCTGCCGCACACATTCAGATTCTGTAA
- the asnS gene encoding asparagine--tRNA ligase, translating to METITISESPKHMGETVKIGVWLTDKRSSGKIAFLQLRDGTGFFQGIIRKNDVSPETFDLAKHDLHQETSFYVTGEITEDKRSKFGYEIHIQEIEVVGKSEDYPIGNKEHGIDFLLDNRHLWLRSRKPWALMRIRSRVKLATMEFFDKHGFTQFDAPELTGSAPEGTTELFETDYFDRSAYLSQSGQLYEEAGAMALGRVYSMGPTFRAEKSKTRRHLMEFWMIEPEMAWCHEEESEEIQEQYVAYMIQDLIDHCSRELEMVGRSVESLKPFTELPYPRITYKKAIEMLQEGGIDVKYGDDFGSPEETYLADQFKKPVFIKNYPKEIKAFYMPSNPEDDREVICADLLAPEGYGEIIGGSERSYDYEYITNNLEENGLSKKEYGWYDDLRKYGSVPHSGFGMGLERFLAWVTLQDHIRENIPFPRMLNRLNP from the coding sequence ATGGAGACAATTACGATCAGCGAATCCCCAAAGCACATGGGTGAAACTGTCAAGATTGGTGTTTGGTTAACTGATAAACGGTCAAGTGGGAAGATTGCCTTCCTACAGCTCCGTGACGGAACGGGATTTTTCCAGGGAATCATCCGGAAGAACGATGTTTCACCTGAAACATTTGACCTGGCAAAGCACGACTTACACCAGGAAACGAGTTTTTACGTTACCGGTGAAATTACCGAAGATAAGCGTTCCAAATTCGGGTACGAAATTCACATTCAAGAAATTGAAGTTGTGGGCAAGAGTGAAGACTACCCGATTGGTAACAAGGAACACGGGATTGACTTCCTGTTAGACAACCGTCACTTATGGTTGCGGAGCCGCAAGCCATGGGCTTTGATGCGGATCCGGAGCCGGGTAAAGCTGGCCACAATGGAATTCTTCGACAAGCACGGCTTCACCCAGTTCGATGCTCCTGAATTAACGGGAAGTGCTCCAGAAGGAACGACGGAACTGTTTGAAACGGACTACTTTGACCGTAGTGCATACCTATCACAATCTGGTCAATTATATGAAGAAGCCGGGGCCATGGCATTAGGCCGCGTTTACTCAATGGGCCCAACCTTCCGGGCCGAAAAGTCCAAGACCCGGCGGCACCTGATGGAATTCTGGATGATTGAACCAGAAATGGCTTGGTGCCACGAAGAAGAGAGTGAAGAGATTCAGGAACAATACGTTGCTTACATGATCCAGGACCTGATTGACCACTGCTCACGGGAACTGGAAATGGTTGGTCGGAGCGTCGAAAGCTTGAAGCCATTTACTGAATTGCCATACCCACGGATCACCTACAAGAAGGCCATCGAAATGCTGCAAGAAGGTGGCATTGATGTTAAGTACGGCGACGACTTTGGTTCACCGGAGGAAACTTACTTGGCGGACCAATTTAAGAAACCGGTCTTCATTAAGAATTACCCCAAAGAAATCAAGGCCTTCTACATGCCATCTAATCCTGAAGATGACCGCGAGGTTATTTGTGCCGACCTGCTGGCCCCAGAAGGTTATGGTGAAATCATCGGTGGTTCGGAGCGTTCATACGATTACGAATACATCACCAATAATCTGGAAGAAAACGGCCTAAGCAAGAAAGAGTACGGCTGGTATGACGATCTCCGCAAGTACGGTTCAGTACCGCACTCTGGCTTTGGGATGGGTCTGGAACGGTTCTTAGCATGGGTAACCTTGCAAGACCACATCCGGGAAAACATCCCATTCCCACGGATGCTTAACCGCTTGAACCCATAA